The genome window CATGCTGAAATACAAGGCTGAATGGTCTGGAAAGATGTATATTGAAATTGACCGATTCTTTCCCTCATCGAAAACCTGTCATGTTTGCCTCAATCAAGTTGATAGTTTACCTCTCGATGTTCGGGAGTGGACTTGTGACTGTCAACGATTATTGCGCGTCGAGATAGAGAAAAGCGAAAAAATGCCGTAAAATGTCCTCTAAATTTGGAGATGACAGATGGCAGATTGGAAAGAGATTGCAGGTGGAGTAACCGCACCCAGAGGTTATCAAGCGGCGGGAATTACAGCAGGGTTAAAACCTTCAGGAGCACCAGATTTAGCTTTAATTTTCTCAGAAACAGAGGCGATCGCGGCAGGGGTGTTTACCCAAACAATGGTTAGGGCGGCTTGTGTAGATTATTGTCGCCAGCGTTTGCAAGCTAAAGCGAGTGCGAGAGCAATTTTGTGCAATGCTGGACAAGCAAATGCAGCTACCGGAGAACAAGGTTGGCAAGATGCACTCTTAACTGCCAAGCTTTTAGGGAAACAAATGAATATTTCCCCAGACTCAATTTTATTAGCATCCACAGGTGTAATCGGACAACGAATAAAGATGGATGCTTTTCGCAGTGGGATACCTAAATTGGTAGCTGCACTTTCTCCAGAGGGAGGTGATGCAGCAGCGAAAGCAATTATTACCACTGATTTAAAAACGAAAGCGATCGCGCTAGAAACAACAATTGGCGATCGCCCCGTTAGAATTGGTGGTATTGCTAAAGGTTCGGGTATGATTCATCCGAATATGGCAACCATGCTATCGTTTGTGACTTGCGATGCCGCAGTTTCGACTCATTTATGGCAAGAAATGTTAAGCCGCGCCGCCCAAAAAAGCTTTAATCAAATTACCGTCGATGGCGATACTAGCACCAACGATACCTTAATTGCCTTGGCAAATGGTCAATCTCGCACTCCCGCAATTACGGAAATGAGTGTAGAGGCTGAGAAACTAGAAGCCATGTTAACCGCAGTTTGCCAACATTTAGCCAAAGCAGTCGCGCGTGATGGTGAGGGCGCTACTTGTTTAATTGAAGCACAAGTTTCTGGTGCAGAAAACGAATCAGCAGCCCTAAAAGTCGCTAAAACCATCGTCGGTTCATCTTTAGTTAAATCTGCCATTTTTGGACGCGATCCTAACTGGGGACGCATTGCCGCCGCCGCCGGACGTGCAGGCGTACAATTTAAACAAGAAGACTTACAAGTCAAGCTAGGAAACATTTTGTTAATGGAAAATGGTCAACCTTTAGCTTTCGATCGCCAAGCAGCCAGCGAATACTTGAAACAAGCTGCGGCTGGGGCTTATTTACAAGACGATACGGTGTTAATTTCCGTTAAAATCGGCGCTGGTGATGGTAGTGGTAAAGCTTGGGGCTGCGACCTCAGTTATGATTATGTAAAGATCAATGCGGAGTACACCACTTAAGCGCATCTTTATCTTTACTCATGGTTAGGAAAATTGGTCTAATTTGCCTCACCTTTTGCTTAACAATAGCGATTATTGCAGTTTATTGGACACCACTACAAGCTTCAAGTGCGTTAGAATCGCGCATCTTTCGTTTGGAAACGGAAAACAATCAACTAAAATCGCGTCTTAACCGCTTAGAAAATCAAGTTTCTCGACTCGGAGGATTGGATCTTGCTCCTACTACTAGGAGAATTAATCCTCCTCCGAGAGTTCCCCCGGAAGGGATGAGGGGAAATTTATCTTCCGATCCCATGTTTGACCAACTTGCTACTTTAGTAATTGAATTGAAAGAAAGAATTCAAACTTTAGAAGCCGAAGTTGCTCAATTAAAGAAAAATTGATGATTGGGGATTAAGGACTGGAGATTGGGTATTGCTAACTGATAACTGATAACTGCTAACTGATACCTGTTAACTGTTAACTGTTATCTGATTTATCTGCATCACTAACACTATATTCCTTGGCAGCTTCATAGTCTGATTCTACATCAATTTCTGGTGTTTTTTCTTGACCAGATTGCATATTTTCCGCAGCAAGCTGGGCTTCATGACTACTACTTGCTTCTTCTGGTGAAGTTTTTAGTTGTTCTGACATTTAACAAATCCTTTTGAATTAATATTACTTGGTTGATGATAGTAATCATATCAATAACCAAAATAACTTTTTAAACCTCCTAAGACATACCTGTAATCTCTGTCTAAAGGAATAAGTTTTTTCTCGATCCCCGAAAAATTAATCAATTCTGTCTTTTGGCAGGTTACTTAAC of Oscillatoria salina IIICB1 contains these proteins:
- the argJ gene encoding bifunctional ornithine acetyltransferase/N-acetylglutamate synthase → MADWKEIAGGVTAPRGYQAAGITAGLKPSGAPDLALIFSETEAIAAGVFTQTMVRAACVDYCRQRLQAKASARAILCNAGQANAATGEQGWQDALLTAKLLGKQMNISPDSILLASTGVIGQRIKMDAFRSGIPKLVAALSPEGGDAAAKAIITTDLKTKAIALETTIGDRPVRIGGIAKGSGMIHPNMATMLSFVTCDAAVSTHLWQEMLSRAAQKSFNQITVDGDTSTNDTLIALANGQSRTPAITEMSVEAEKLEAMLTAVCQHLAKAVARDGEGATCLIEAQVSGAENESAALKVAKTIVGSSLVKSAIFGRDPNWGRIAAAAGRAGVQFKQEDLQVKLGNILLMENGQPLAFDRQAASEYLKQAAAGAYLQDDTVLISVKIGAGDGSGKAWGCDLSYDYVKINAEYTT
- a CDS encoding zinc ribbon domain-containing protein, whose translation is RSRGSRERLSFLIKNMARENLAILGRGCALRLNFHFTIPKMLCENRGMFQTMLKYKAEWSGKMYIEIDRFFPSSKTCHVCLNQVDSLPLDVREWTCDCQRLLRVEIEKSEKMP